A region from the Linepithema humile isolate Giens D197 chromosome 1, Lhum_UNIL_v1.0, whole genome shotgun sequence genome encodes:
- the LOC136996931 gene encoding fatty acid synthase-like, with translation MGTEKTYKSYINTESSDEIVISGIAGRFPDSDNIKQLQENLFNKINLLRTNPRWNIEHPDLPARMGTINNLEKFDADFFHISFKQANLLDPMIRMLLEHTYEAIIDAGINPKQLRGKNTAVIVGTSYIESQETLLYKNLQIGGGTIAECAKYAVANMLSHSFHLKGPSYVVDTACSSSLYAIAFAYDCIMSGRCEDAIVGATNLCLHPITNMQFFRLGVLSSDGYCRPFDTAASGYSRSETISIVYLQKAKNAKRIYAICKQIKLNNDGYKEEGITYPSTHMQSALLTEFYNECEVPPSYLDYIEAHGTGTKVGDLEEINAIRSASMHNVLCQNRKTPLMVGSVKSNLGHAEPASGITQIAKVIIAFETGFVPPNINFTSPRNDIDALMDGSIRVITEAMPLKNGYVGINSFGFGGANAHMLLQWNVKKKINNGVPTDDLPRLVVLSGCTEESVKLFLDDIANHPIDVEYIRLLHDIHTDDIDGHSWRGYIILDSRQKNSIQKIQNCKSVKRSICFIFSAFAESQWPKMGQELLKFHAFANAVKMCDTILKPYDISITNILTKMDVKLNENTLQTFVGIIAIQICLVDLLTSIDIIPDYIIGHFAGELGCAYADGCLTMEQTILSAYFIGLACVKEKLVYSSIAVVNFDYNSLKGLCPEDIEIICRNNQNSNIVTGPAKSMQEFLRKLQNSNIDVKAISCNNMPHHSRYLASLKSQFFTNLNKIIAQPKERSPKWISTSIPRNEWSYPTSKLCSASYHMRSILNTVLFDQTTHMIPDDAIIIEIAPNSILQDILKESVHPKVTNIVLTTQNEPNAIDLVLQGIGELYNCGRQPRIANLYPPVNFPVSRGTPMISPSIRWNHSKDWFVYKYETKNQIKSKERQIEIIINSEDYSFMTGHVIDGRNLLPATGYLMLVWETIGMMKGKIHTSTPIVFQDIKFIRATHLSNNGPVNLAIAIQKEGKFEVTEGDSVVVTGVVYAVSNAEQEMVPNDLLSVDTDEEEHMSSRDIYKELRLRGYQYSDAFCGLNSASISGSKGHITWIGNWVAFMDNMLQMYIIGKDVRDLYIPTSIEKLVINPALHESKLGDVKSEKNKQVPIRVYKEIDVIKSGGIEIRGLKATPISRRKPIGNPVIEEHKFIAHQDRADISLNEAIRISTQLALEDYQIIKATAIELVEDTDDVMLEDLSSTLLIEAFADIPLIQANVAILTSPNRFKLEELSSNVSVADLNEPFVGDKALIATGFNLLTKHQNSLKKLLPLLRDGGYLLTREKCNLNKYEKYLSEYALNVILEKRTDKEIIILLKKKVIITKTILVYINNNNFNWLEDLKQLVDDENKHDGNSRIVIVGEGDFECGLLGFINCLKKEPGGQLVRGVLIQDKHAPKFSLQDPFYMQQLQKDISVSVLRPNKTWGSYRHLRLPHPEVESVTAAYVCQTVHGDLSSFCWIENNISVESHGKDIVRVVYSSINFKDVMLATGKLTSDIKSKRLQDMSLGLEYVGYDSNGQRVMGICDNKCIANVVVREENFFWNIPDTWTFEEAATVPCIYGTNYYALYHFGKMKKGDKVLIHSGTGGIGQSAIHLALQEGCQVFTTVGTAEKRKFIRKLFPAIPDEHIGNSRDTSFEQMIMRQTNGRGVDIVLNSLAEEKLIASVRCLAKRGRFLEIGKFDIISNNPLYMSLFKKGISFYPVLLDELIGRNHKNKSQLYKLMAKGLKNGNIKPIQSTVFPKTEIEAAFRYMASGKHMGKIIINIQEDGKSLDSPVLAHRRYYCLRDRTYIILGGLGGFGLELTDWLILRGAKNVLLTSETGIKNGYQRMRIELWKSYGVNVQIVKNANLANLEECEHFLQMAEKQAPIDAIFNLAVVLKDCLLRNQTMETFTASFLSKAWMTQTLDKASRKICLKLRHFVMFSSVSCGKGNAGQTNYGMANSIMERVCEKRAEEGLPGLAIQWGAVGDVGLVADMQENNKELVIGGTLQQKISSCLVELEKFLLQNRPIVSSMIVSEKKTRLSGLDNIVEIVANIMNIRNMKIINQNTSLAELGMDSMMTVEIRQTFEREFDILLTPRELRTLTFAKLIEMSNVNVSNETQTEEATEAATDINKTYLTKEQKLLFGVLRNQDFVSEICLDLPTNTVDNSTHVFFIPGLDGCGTIFNHLTLRIKFSATSLQYGYIGVANTLSEMADHLLMCISSRIRDKKKVVITGYSFGSLLAIELIRRLEATDTKSRLVLIDGSPEYIMSSEINKFCYMSDEEIQINIMIIILKIYETEIDEEVLLELRKCETWEERFEVFAQYFSKENSLLSRPNLQTLYATIYKNILSIRQYDSSTLLRIKSPITLLKPTLSYAPELEEDYGLYKITENKVVVHYVKGSHVTILANEKVAAVINEEAF, from the exons ATGGGTACcgaaaaaacatataaatcgTATATTAATACCGAATCCAGTGACGAAATTGTTATTTCTGGTATCGCTGGTAGATTCCCAGACTCagacaatataaaacaattacaagaaaatttattcaacaaaataaatCTTCTTAGAACAAATCCTCGATGGAATAtag aaCATCCGGACTTACCAGCTCGCATGGGAACAATTAATAATCTGGAAAAATTTGATGccgatttttttcatatatcttTCAAACAAGCAAATTTACTTGATCCTATGATAAGAATGTTACTGGAACACACTTACGAAGCAATTATCGATGCAGGGATCAACCCAAAACAATTACGAGGAAAAAATACTGCAGTAATCGTAGGGACGAGTTACATTGAATCACAAGAGacacttttgtataaaaatttacag ATAGGCGGGGGAACCATTGCAGAATGCGCCAAATATGCGGTGGCAAATATGCTATCTCACTCATTCCATCTGAAAGGACCATCCTATGTTGTGGATACTGCCTGCAGCTCTAGTCTATACGCTATTGCTTTTGCATATGATTGTATTATGTCAGGCCGATGCGAGGACGCAATAGTTGGAGCCACAAATCTTTGTTTACATCCTATTACAAATATGCAATTCTTTCGActtg GTGTTTTATCTTCTGATGGATATTGTAGGCCATTTGATACTGCCGCAAGCGGTTATTCGCGTTCCGAAACCATATCGATAGTATATCTTCAAAAAgctaaaaatgcaaaaagaatttatgctATATGTAAACAGATTAAACTTAATAATGATGGTTACAAAGAAGAAGGAATAACATATCCATCGACACACATGCAAAGTGCTTTATTAACAGAGTTTTACAATGAATGCGAAGTACCACCATCTTATTTGGATTACATCGAAGCACATGGTACTGGTACCAAAGTTGGCGACCTTGAAGAAATCAATGCTATCCGTTCTGCATCAATGCATAACGTTCTGtgtcaaaatagaaaaactcCATTGATGGTAGGATCCGTAAAATCCAACCTTGGTCACGCAGAACCTGCCAGCGGTATCACACAAATCGCTAag gtGATAATAGCATTTGAAACCGGTTTTGTACCgccaaacattaattttacatcacCGAGGAACGATATAGACGCCTTAATGGATGGAAGCATTCGTGTCATCACAGAAGCAATGCCGCTGAAAAATGGTTATGTAGGCATAAATTCTTTCGGTTTCGGTGGAGCCAATGCTCACATGTTATTACAAtggaatgttaaaaaaaagattaataatggAGTACCTACTGATGATTTACCAAGACTTGTGGTATTGTCTGGATGCACAGAAGAATcagtaaaattgtttttagatGAT attgCTAATCATCCTATAGATGTAGAATATATCCGTTTACTACACGACATTCACACAGACGACATAGATGGTCATTCATGGAGAGGATACATTATACTGGATTCTCGGCAAAAAAATTccatacaaaaaattcaaaattgtaaaagcgTAAAACGATCCATTTGCTTCATTTTCTCTGCCTTCGCAGAATCCCAATGGCCAAAAATGG gtCAAGAGTTATTAAAGTTTCACGCATTTGCGAATGCTGTAAAAATGTGCGATACTATTTTGAAACCATATGATATAAgtatcacaaatattttgacgaaaatggatgtaaaattaaatgaaaacacTTTACAAACATTTGTTGGTATCATCGCCATTCAG atTTGCTTAGTAGATCTCTTAACATCTATAGACATTATTCCGGATTATATAATTGGTCATTTTGCTGGTGAACTTGGTTGTGCTTACGCAGACGGATGTCTGACAATGGAACAAACTATTCTGTCAGCGTACTTTATTGGTTTAGCATGTGTGAAAGAAAAACTAGTTTACAGCTCTATCGCAGTTGTCAATTTTGATTACAATTCTCTTAAAGGTCTATGTCCAGaggatattgaaataatatgtagAAACAACCAAAACAGCAATATTGTAACCGGCCCCGCTAAATCTATGCAagaatttttgcgaaaattgcag aaCAGTAACATTGACGTGAAAGCAATCTCCTGCAACAACATGCCGCATCACAGTCGTTACCTCGCTTCTCTgaaatcgcaattttttacgaatttgaacaaaataattgcaCAGCCGAAAGAAAGGAGTCCCAAATGGATCAGCACCTCCATACCTCGCAACGAATGGTCCTATCCAACATCAAAATTATGCTCAGCAAGCTACCATATGCGTAGTATATTAAATACCGTTCTTTTTGATCAAACAACGCATATGATTCCAGATGACgctataattattgaaattgcaCCAAATAGCATTTTACAGGACATTTTGAAAGAATCGGTACATCCAAAAGTAACGAACATTGTACTGACTACGCAAAATGAACCAAATGCTATCGATTTAGTATTGCAAGGAATTGGAGAACTCTACAATTGTGGCCGGCAGCCGCGGATCGCTAATTTGTATCCACCGGTGAATTTTCCGGTTAGCCGAGGCACTCCTATGATCTCTCCATCCATTag ATGGAATCATTCTAAAGATTggtttgtatataaatatgaaacaaaaaatcaaatcaaatcCAAAGAAAgacaaatagaaattataataaatagcgAAGATTATAGCTTTATGACCGGTCACGTCATTGACGGAAGAAATTTGTTACCTGCGACAGGCTATCTAATGCTTGTTTGGGAAACTATTGGAATGATGAAGGGTAAAATACACACATCAACACCAATAGTAtttcaagatataaaatttattcgggCTACTCATTTATCAAACAATGGCCCTGTGAATTTGGCAATTGCGATACAGAAAG AAGGCAAATTTGAAGTCACTGAAGGAGACAGCGTTGTTGTAACAGGTGTAGTATACGCTGTATCAAATGCCGAACAAGAAATGGTGCCGAATGATCTATTATCGGTGGATACTGACGAGGAAGAACATATGAGTTCTCGAGACATTTACAAGGAATTAAGGTTACGCGGTTACCAATACAGTGATGCATTTTGTGGCTTAAATAGCGCATCAATCTCAGGTAGCAAAGGGCACATCACTTGGATAGGTAATTGGGTGGCATTCATGGACAACATGCTGCAGATGTATATAATTGGAAAAGATGTCAGAGACTTATATATTCCAAcaagtattgaaaaattggTAATTAATCCTGCACTTCACGAATCAAAATTGGGAGACGTGAAAtccgaaaaaaataaac AAGTACCAATACgtgtatataaagaaatagacGTAATTAAATCAGGTGGAATAGAGATACGTGGCCTAAAAGCTACCCCAATTTCTCGCCGAAAACCAATCGGAAATCCCGTCATCGaagaacataaatttatagctCACCAAGATCGCGCTGATATTTCGTTAAATGAAGCAATTCGAATATCGACGCAGCTAGCGCTAGAGGATTATCAGATCATTAAAGCAACAGCCATAGAGCTAGTGGAAGATACAGATGATGTAATGTTAGAAGATCTATCATCAACGTTACTGATTGAAGCTTTTGCTGATATTCCTTTAATACAAGCAAATGTTGCTATACTAACATCGCCGAATCGTTTCAAGCTAGAGGAACTGTCTTCAAATGTTTCGGTTGCAGATTTAAACGAACCATTTGTAGGCGACAAAGCTTTGATAGCTACAGGATTTAATCTTTTGACGAAACATcagaattcattaaaaaaacttttgccTCTTTTGAGGGATGGCGGTTATCTCTTAACACGCGAGAAATgcaatctaaataaatatgaaaaatatttgagtgAATATGCATTAAATGTTATTCTGGAAAAGCGTAcggataaagaaataattatactattgaagaaaaaggttataataacaaaaacaattctcgtctatataaataataataatttcaattggCTCGAAGACTTGAAGCAACTTGTAGACGACGAGAATAAACACGACGGCAATAGCAGAATTGTAATTGTTGGAGAGGGGGACTTTGAATGCGGTTTATTGGGTTTTATTAACTGCTTGAAGAAAGAACCTGGTGGACAATTGGTTAGAGGTGTGCTTATTCAGGACAAGCATGCTCCTAAATTTTCCCTACAAGATCCGTTCTATATGcaacaattacaaaaagatatatctGTCAGCGTTTTGCGACCTAATAAAACTTGGGGATCTTACCGACATTTGCGATTACCGCATCCAGAAGTCGAATCCGTAACTGCCGCTTACGTATGCCAAACG GTACATGGTGATTTAAGTTCTTTTTGTTGGATAGAGAACAATATATCTGTCGAATCTCATGGCAAAGATATAGTACGTGTAGTCTATTCGTCCATTAATTTCAAAGATGTAATGCTAGCAACTGGCAAATTAACGTCTGACATAAAGTCGAAACGACTTCAGGACATGAGTCTTGGACTGGAATATGTAGGATACGATAGCAATGGACAACGAGTAATGGGAATTTGTGACAATaa GTGCATAGCGAATGTCGTTGTACGagaggaaaattttttttggaatataCCCGATACATGGACATTTGAGGAAGCGGCTACAGTGCCGTGTATTTACGGCACGAATTATTATGCCTTATATCACtttggaaaaatgaaaaaaggtGATAAAGTACTTATCCATTCTGGCACTGGTGGCATTGGACAATCAGCCATTCATCTCGCTCTTCAGGAAGgatgtcaagtgtttactaccGTGGGCACTGCAGAAAAACGTAAATTCATCAGAAAACTGTTTCCGGCTATTCCCGATGAGCATATTGGAAATTCGCGAGACACTAGTTTCGAACAAATGATAATGCGACAAACAAACGGTCGTGGTGTCGACATTGTATTAAACTCTTTGGCGGAAGAAAAACTTATAGCGTCTGTTCGCTGTTTGGCAAAGAGGGGTCGTTTTCTAGAAATCGGAAAGTTTGACATTATATCCAACAATCCTTTATATatgtctttatttaaaaaaggtatCAGTTTTTATCCTGTTCTTTTGGATGAATTAATTGGAcgcaatcataaaaataaatctcagttatacaaattaatggCTAAAggtttaaaaaatggaaatattaaaCCTATTCAGTCGACAGTTTTTCCTAAAACGGAAATTGAAGCAGCTTTTAGATACATGGCAAGCGGTAAACACATGGGGAAA attattataaacatacaAGAGGATGGTAAATCTTTGGATTCACCTGTTCTTGCACACCGTCGTTATTACTGCT TGCG CGATAGAACTTACATTATACTAGGCGGCTTGGGTGGATTTGGTTTAGAATTAACTGACTGGCTGATACTTAGAGGGGCTAAGAATGTCCTACTAACTTCGGAAACTGGAATAAAAAATGGCTATCAGCGAATGAGGATTGAGTTATGGAAATCGTACGGTGTAAACGTGCAGATAGTTAAAAACGCAAATCTTGCTAATCTCGAAGAATGTGAACATTTTCTACAAATGGCGGAGAAACAAGCACCAATAGATGCGATATTTAATCTTGCTGTGGTTTTGAAAGATTGTCTACTTAGGAACCAAACCATGGAAACTTTCACGGCATCTTTCCTGTCGAAAGCCTGGATGACACAGACATTAGATAAAGCATCTAGAAAGATCTGTTTAAAACTTCGacattttgtaatgttttctTCCGTTTCTTGCGGAAAAGGGAACGCTGGACAAACTAATTATGGGATGGCCAATTCCATCATGGAAAGAGTGTGTGAAAAAAGAGCGGAGGAAGGACTACCGGGATTGGCAATTCAATGGGGAGCTGTAGGTGACGTAGGGCTCGTTGCTGACATGCAGGAAAACAATAAAGAGTTAGTTATTGGCGGTACCCTGCAGCAAAAAATATCTTCCTGCCTTGTAGAACTTGAGAAATTTTTGCTCCAAAACCGACCAATCGTAAGCAGCATGATCGTAAGTGAAAAGAAAACGCGGTTATCCGGATTAGACAACATAGTGGAAATCGTTGCTAATATTATGA atataagaaatatgaaaataattaatcaaaatacatcTTTGGCTGAACTTGGAATGGATTCCATGATGACTGTGGAAATCAGACAAACATTCGAACGAGAATTTGATATCTTGCTCACTCCACGAGAACTACGAACCCTCACATTTGCAAAACTGATTGAAATGTCCAATGTAAACGTTAGCAACGAGACACAAACTGAAGAGGCAACTGAAGCGGCAACTGATATAAATAAGACATATCTTACGAAAGAACAGAAATTGTTATTTGGTGTTTTGAGAAATCAAGATTTTGTTTCAGAAATTTGTTTAGATCTTCCGACCAACACAGTGGATAATTCAActcatgtattttttataccaGGACTTGATGGCTGCGgaacaatatttaatcatttaacgctaagaattaaattttcggcAACATCCTTGCAATATGGCTACATCGGTGTTGCAAACACTTTATCCGAGATGGCTGATCATCTCTTAATG TGCATATCATCACGAATAAGAGACAAAAAGAAAGTCGTAATAACAGGATATTCTTTCGGTTCTTTACTTGCAATTGAACTAATAAGAAGATTGGAGGCTACGGATACTAAAAGTCGATTAGTTCTCATCGATGGAAGTCCGGAATATATAATGAGTAGTGAAATCAATAAGTTTTGCTATATGAGCGATgaagaaattcaaattaatattatgatcaTTATTCTAAAGATTTATGAAACAGAAATCGATGAAGAG GTTCTAttagaattaagaaaatgtgaaacttGGGAAGAAAGATTTGAAGTTTTCGCTCAATacttttcaaaagaaaattcaCTTCTGTCACGCCCTAATTTACAAACATTGTatgcaacaatttataaaaacatattgtcTATTCGGCAATATGATTCTTCTACATTACTGCGTATTAAATCACCCATAACGTTGTTAAAACCTACGTTGTCATATGCACCTGAACTCGAAGAGGATTATGGTTTATATAAG ATAACTGAAAATAAGGTGGTAGTACATTACGTCAAAGGTAGTCACGTGACGATCTTAGCAAACGAGAAAGTGGCGGCTGTAATTAATGAAGAAGCGTTTTaa